The following are encoded in a window of Natronoarchaeum philippinense genomic DNA:
- a CDS encoding DUF7130 family rubredoxin-like protein: protein MARSEHADVSLGVPIYNDDGTKLGTVRGFDEDGFYVTLADDAVAEESEQLRSGGLAGERDLMWRCWQCGEVGRIAEIPDGCPSCGAPKEDIYYWTED from the coding sequence ATGGCACGGAGCGAGCACGCCGACGTGAGTCTGGGGGTGCCGATCTACAACGACGACGGGACGAAACTCGGCACCGTCCGAGGGTTCGACGAGGACGGATTCTACGTCACCTTGGCCGACGACGCCGTCGCCGAGGAGAGCGAGCAGTTGCGGTCCGGGGGGCTCGCCGGCGAGCGAGACTTGATGTGGCGCTGCTGGCAGTGCGGCGAAGTCGGCCGGATCGCCGAAATTCCGGATGGCTGTCCGTCCTGTGGTGCCCCGAAAGAGGACATCTACTACTGGACCGAAGACTGA